The following coding sequences lie in one Phycicoccus duodecadis genomic window:
- a CDS encoding ABC transporter ATP-binding protein yields MTTLRLEGISASHPRTPVLHDIDLTVASGTTTAVLGPSGCGKTTLLRVVAGFMRPDAGTVRLGDEVVAGPGTWVPPERRGFGYVAQEGNLFPHLDVAANISYGLPRAERRGHARVAELLEVVGLPADLGRRRPDQLSGGQQQRVALARSLARRPRIVLLDEPFSALDPELRVATRDAVATALRHEQATVVLVTHDHAEALSFADQVAVMHGGRLVQVGAPSEVYTTPSDRRSAVSLGEACFLPGVLEDGAVRCALGRLTAPGASGSGPCEVVLRPEQLVLGPVAPGTAHGVVTRTEYFGHDALVELRLDGDGAPVLRARLTGTSPPVAGEAVSVTVRGDAHLLAAPAAG; encoded by the coding sequence ATGACCACCCTGCGGCTCGAGGGCATCAGCGCGTCCCACCCCCGGACGCCGGTGCTGCACGACATCGACCTCACCGTCGCGTCGGGCACGACCACGGCCGTGCTCGGCCCGTCGGGCTGCGGCAAGACGACGCTGCTGCGGGTCGTCGCCGGCTTCATGCGCCCCGACGCCGGCACGGTGCGGCTCGGCGACGAGGTCGTGGCGGGCCCCGGCACCTGGGTGCCGCCCGAGCGCCGCGGCTTCGGCTACGTGGCGCAGGAGGGCAACCTCTTCCCGCACCTCGACGTCGCCGCGAACATCTCCTACGGCCTGCCGCGGGCCGAGCGCCGCGGGCACGCCCGGGTGGCCGAGCTGCTCGAGGTCGTGGGCCTGCCCGCCGACCTCGGCCGCCGCCGCCCCGACCAGCTCTCGGGCGGGCAGCAGCAGCGGGTCGCGCTGGCCCGCTCGCTGGCCCGCCGCCCCCGCATCGTGCTGCTCGACGAGCCCTTCTCGGCCCTCGACCCCGAGCTGCGCGTCGCGACCCGCGACGCCGTCGCCACCGCGCTGCGCCACGAGCAGGCCACCGTCGTCCTGGTCACCCACGACCACGCCGAGGCCCTGTCCTTCGCCGACCAGGTGGCGGTGATGCACGGCGGCCGGCTGGTGCAGGTGGGCGCGCCCTCAGAGGTCTACACCACCCCGTCCGACCGCCGCTCGGCCGTGTCGCTCGGTGAGGCATGCTTCCTGCCCGGGGTCCTCGAGGACGGCGCGGTCCGCTGCGCCCTCGGCCGCCTCACCGCCCCCGGCGCTTCGGGGTCGGGGCCGTGCGAGGTCGTGCTGCGCCCCGAGCAGCTGGTCCTCGGCCCGGTGGCCCCCGGCACCGCGCACGGTGTCGTGACGCGCACGGAGTACTTCGGTCATGACGCCCTCGTCGAGCTGCGCCTCGACGGTGACGGGGCGCCGGTCCTGCGGGCCCGCCTCACCGGCACTTCACCGCCGGTGGCGGGCGAGGCCGTGTCGGTCACGGTGCGCGGCGACGCCCACCTACTGGCCGCGCCGGCCGCCGGCTGA
- a CDS encoding ABC transporter permease, whose translation MTATPTTTAPAPLGTAPSSAPTRAPRGPRALQAAAVVVALLCLMPLVVVLVKALESGAGEAFSLVWRPRVGELMRNTLSLVALTGGLSTVLGVGAAWLVERTAVPWAGLWRVAFVAPLAVPAFVNSFAWSSLVPGFEGLAGAVIVTTLSYFPFVFLPVAALLRSTDPGLEEASRALGHGPWRTFARVGLAQVRPALLGGVLLVSLHLLAEYGALEMLRFPTFTTAILDQFEVAFDSRSGSVLAMVLIGLATLLLTLEVLARGRTRYVAVGSGASRRPPRAPLGRATLPALLGLVALAVLALGVPLWSIGTWLGRADQALEPVALGPALRSTLALGVGAALLTTAATLPAAWLVARSRSRVALLLERVTYLAASLPGVVVALALITLTIGFVRPLYQTTAALVVAYVVLFIPRAMVSTRAAIAAVRPELADAARALGDGPLRTFVRVQAPLMLRGTLAGTALVFIAVTTELTATLLLAPTGTRTLATAFWDASASLDYAAAAPFAAALVLLSAPLTWLLLRSGHEEPRP comes from the coding sequence GTGACCGCGACCCCGACGACGACGGCGCCGGCCCCCCTCGGGACGGCGCCCTCGTCGGCGCCCACGAGGGCCCCTCGCGGCCCGCGCGCCCTGCAGGCGGCGGCCGTCGTGGTGGCGCTGCTGTGCCTGATGCCGCTGGTCGTGGTCCTGGTCAAGGCGCTGGAGTCCGGTGCCGGCGAGGCCTTCTCGCTGGTGTGGCGCCCGCGGGTCGGCGAGCTGATGCGCAACACCCTCTCGCTGGTCGCCCTCACCGGGGGGCTGTCGACCGTGCTCGGGGTCGGTGCCGCCTGGTTGGTCGAGCGCACCGCGGTGCCGTGGGCCGGGCTGTGGCGGGTGGCGTTCGTGGCCCCGCTGGCCGTGCCGGCCTTCGTCAACAGCTTCGCGTGGTCCTCGCTCGTCCCCGGGTTCGAGGGGCTGGCCGGCGCCGTCATCGTCACCACGCTGTCGTACTTCCCCTTCGTGTTCCTCCCGGTCGCGGCCCTGCTGCGCTCCACCGACCCCGGCCTCGAGGAGGCCTCACGGGCGCTGGGGCACGGGCCGTGGCGTACCTTCGCCCGGGTCGGCCTGGCGCAGGTCCGCCCGGCGCTGCTGGGCGGGGTCCTGCTCGTGTCGCTGCACCTGCTGGCCGAGTACGGTGCCCTCGAGATGCTGCGCTTCCCCACCTTCACGACGGCGATCCTCGACCAGTTCGAGGTCGCCTTCGACAGCCGCTCGGGCAGCGTGCTGGCGATGGTGCTCATCGGGCTGGCCACCCTGCTGCTCACCCTCGAGGTGCTGGCCCGGGGCCGCACCCGCTACGTCGCCGTCGGCTCCGGGGCGTCCCGCCGCCCGCCCCGCGCCCCGCTCGGCCGCGCCACCCTGCCGGCCCTGCTCGGCCTGGTCGCGCTGGCCGTGCTGGCCCTCGGGGTGCCGCTGTGGAGCATCGGCACGTGGCTGGGGCGCGCCGACCAGGCGCTCGAGCCGGTCGCCCTCGGCCCGGCCCTGCGCTCCACCCTGGCGCTCGGTGTCGGCGCCGCCCTGCTCACCACCGCCGCCACCCTCCCGGCCGCCTGGCTGGTGGCCCGCAGCCGGTCTCGGGTCGCGCTGCTGCTCGAGCGCGTCACCTACCTGGCCGCGTCCCTGCCGGGGGTCGTGGTCGCCCTGGCGCTCATCACGCTGACCATCGGCTTCGTGCGGCCGCTCTACCAGACCACCGCGGCCCTGGTCGTGGCCTACGTCGTGCTCTTCATCCCGCGCGCCATGGTGTCGACCCGCGCCGCCATCGCCGCCGTCCGCCCCGAGCTGGCCGACGCCGCCCGGGCCCTGGGCGACGGGCCGCTGCGCACCTTCGTGCGGGTGCAGGCTCCGTTGATGCTGCGCGGCACCCTGGCGGGGACGGCGCTGGTCTTCATCGCCGTCACCACCGAGCTCACCGCCACCCTCCTGCTGGCGCCCACCGGCACCCGCACCCTCGCCACGGCGTTCTGGGACGCCAGCGCCTCCCTCGACTACGCCGCCGCGGCGCCCTTCGCGGCCGCGCTCGTCCTCCTGTCCGCCCCCCTGACCTGGCTGCTGCTGCGCAGCGGCCACGAGGAGCCCCGCCCATGA
- a CDS encoding iron ABC transporter substrate-binding protein, which yields MRRRTTLIAAAVAAATLGLSACGDGSLEATGSLDGSKLTIYSAQHKNLTQAWGEEFQKETGIQVQIRYGNDSSMGAQIVEEGAGSPADVFLTENSPAMTTVEQAGLLAPVDPATVAQVGARYVPSSKDWVGIAARATVLVYNPGKIKEADLPASLMDLADPRYAGQWGAAAGGADFQAIVSAVLAQEGEQRTEAWLRALKSNAKVYQNNIATMKAVNAGQSAMGVIYHYYWYRDQALQKSSSGNTKLHYFKNQDPGAFVSLSGGGVLKSSKHAADAQKFLAFVTGPQGQKMLRTTDVKEYAVGRGSASDPALPPLDSLEAPEIDPFTLNGPKVIDLMTKAGLL from the coding sequence GTGAGACGACGCACCACCCTGATCGCCGCGGCGGTGGCCGCCGCCACCCTCGGGCTCTCCGCCTGTGGTGACGGCAGCCTCGAGGCCACCGGCAGTCTCGACGGCTCGAAGCTGACGATCTACAGCGCGCAGCACAAGAACCTCACGCAGGCCTGGGGCGAGGAGTTCCAGAAGGAGACCGGCATCCAGGTGCAGATCCGCTACGGCAACGACTCCTCGATGGGCGCGCAGATCGTCGAGGAGGGCGCGGGCTCCCCCGCCGACGTCTTCCTGACCGAGAACTCCCCCGCGATGACCACCGTCGAGCAGGCCGGGCTGCTGGCGCCGGTCGACCCCGCCACGGTGGCCCAGGTCGGGGCCCGGTACGTGCCCTCGTCGAAGGACTGGGTCGGCATCGCGGCGCGCGCGACGGTGCTGGTCTACAACCCGGGCAAGATCAAGGAGGCCGACCTCCCGGCCTCGCTGATGGACCTCGCCGACCCCAGGTACGCCGGCCAGTGGGGTGCGGCCGCCGGGGGCGCCGACTTCCAGGCCATCGTCTCGGCCGTCCTGGCGCAGGAGGGCGAGCAGCGGACCGAGGCCTGGCTACGGGCCCTGAAGTCGAACGCGAAGGTCTACCAGAACAACATCGCGACCATGAAGGCCGTCAACGCCGGGCAGTCGGCGATGGGGGTCATCTACCACTACTACTGGTACCGCGACCAGGCCCTCCAGAAGAGCAGCAGCGGCAACACGAAGCTGCACTACTTCAAGAACCAGGACCCCGGCGCCTTCGTCAGCCTCAGCGGGGGCGGGGTCCTCAAGAGCAGCAAGCACGCCGCCGACGCCCAGAAGTTCCTCGCGTTCGTCACCGGCCCCCAGGGCCAGAAGATGCTGCGCACCACCGACGTCAAGGAGTACGCGGTGGGCAGGGGCTCGGCCTCCGACCCCGCCCTGCCTCCGCTGGACTCGCTCGAGGCGCCCGAGATCGACCCGTTCACCCTCAACGGCCCCAAGGTCATCGACCTGATGACCAAGGCGGGTCTGCTCTAG
- a CDS encoding AMP-binding protein: MTATVDAPLRAPALPWVARLTAHGARPALHTPAGTVTHAELAARVAAAAARLAGPRRLVLVEGSGTLTGVVSLLAAQAAGHVVLLVPPGASAAALRAAYPPDVVVGATGEVEVLRAEPAHDLHPDLALLLSTSGSTGAAKLVRLSAANLVANTEQITEALGVRPDDCAALTLPLTYCYGLSVLTTHLAAGASLLLTDTSVVDECFWRAAAAAGVTTLPGVPHTFELLERSGFAERDLPRLRTLTQAGGRMDPERVRRFAELGRRRGFDLVVMYGQCEATARMTVLPPALAASHPDTVGHPVPGASIDLDDGEIVFRGPNVMLGYAHSPADLALGRTVEVLRTGDLGERTPEGLLRVVGRRARFVKVLGHRVDLDCLEQRLRDGGMDARCAGRDGLVVVGARGVCGVAEAERVRRAASVRSGVPRDAVQVVPVEELPLLENGKPDAAALLGLAESTDGLAAGGDAVGVAALYGDLLGGPVGPGATFVSLGGDSLSYVEVSIRLEELLGRLPTGWHRMPVTELEALRDDARRPRRWVTLETSIWLRALAIVLVVGTHAHLFTMQGTANALLVLAGFQLARFQLAGTDPVLRSRRVLGAAVRVAVPSLVVIAVAYFVGGYYEPRNLLLANWVLGEARLGPPWRFWFVEALVFALVVVALLARSRVGARLDARFPFALPLALCGAAFVAFRIPWVPLPVPRMQGSALVVLHLFLLGWALARARGPRQRLVGSAVVLLMVGTFSGNHLRDGLTIAVVLTLLWLPTSRVPAVVVPVVRVLAAASLYVYVIHWQALELLWGHPAAAFAGSLTLGVAYWWVWTRWVTRAARAVTARWRAQRGTEDSSTRGPRSAPPAQSSGRSTRSSSASTSAGQISSVVPASSARVHQRVSAMQSRSSSV; the protein is encoded by the coding sequence GTGACCGCGACCGTGGATGCCCCGCTGCGTGCCCCGGCCCTGCCGTGGGTGGCCCGGCTGACCGCTCACGGCGCACGCCCCGCCCTGCACACGCCGGCGGGCACCGTCACGCACGCCGAGCTGGCCGCACGGGTGGCCGCGGCGGCCGCGCGGCTGGCCGGCCCGCGCCGCCTCGTGCTGGTCGAGGGGTCGGGCACGCTCACGGGAGTGGTCTCGCTCCTGGCGGCCCAGGCCGCGGGCCACGTGGTGCTGCTGGTCCCGCCCGGGGCCTCGGCCGCCGCCCTGCGCGCCGCCTACCCGCCCGACGTCGTGGTGGGCGCCACCGGCGAGGTCGAGGTGCTGCGGGCGGAGCCCGCCCACGACCTCCATCCCGACCTCGCCCTGCTGCTGAGCACCAGCGGGTCCACCGGCGCGGCCAAGCTGGTGCGGCTCTCGGCGGCCAACCTGGTCGCCAACACCGAGCAGATCACCGAGGCCCTCGGGGTGCGCCCCGACGACTGTGCCGCGCTCACCCTGCCGCTGACCTACTGCTACGGCCTGTCCGTCCTGACCACGCACCTGGCCGCGGGGGCCTCCCTGCTGCTCACCGACACCTCGGTGGTCGACGAGTGCTTCTGGCGGGCGGCGGCCGCCGCCGGGGTCACCACGCTGCCGGGTGTGCCGCACACCTTCGAGCTGCTCGAGCGCAGCGGGTTCGCCGAGCGCGACCTGCCCCGGCTGCGGACCCTCACCCAGGCCGGGGGCCGGATGGACCCCGAGCGGGTGCGCCGCTTCGCCGAGCTCGGCCGCCGGCGCGGGTTCGACCTCGTGGTGATGTACGGCCAGTGCGAGGCCACGGCACGGATGACGGTGCTGCCGCCCGCGCTGGCCGCGTCCCACCCCGACACCGTGGGTCACCCCGTGCCCGGCGCCAGCATCGACCTCGACGACGGCGAGATCGTCTTCCGCGGCCCCAACGTGATGCTCGGTTACGCGCACAGCCCGGCCGACCTCGCGCTCGGGCGCACCGTCGAGGTGCTGCGCACCGGCGACCTGGGCGAGCGCACCCCCGAGGGGCTGCTGCGGGTCGTCGGTCGCCGGGCGCGCTTCGTCAAGGTGCTCGGCCACCGGGTCGACCTCGACTGCCTCGAGCAGCGGCTGCGCGACGGCGGGATGGACGCGCGCTGCGCCGGGCGTGACGGGCTGGTGGTCGTGGGGGCCCGTGGGGTGTGCGGGGTCGCGGAGGCCGAGCGGGTGCGCCGGGCAGCCTCGGTGCGCTCGGGCGTGCCGCGCGACGCGGTGCAGGTCGTGCCGGTCGAGGAGCTGCCGCTGCTCGAGAACGGCAAGCCCGACGCCGCCGCCCTGCTCGGCCTGGCCGAGTCCACCGACGGCCTCGCCGCCGGGGGCGACGCCGTCGGCGTGGCCGCGCTCTACGGCGACCTGCTCGGCGGCCCGGTGGGCCCGGGCGCCACCTTCGTCTCCCTGGGCGGCGACTCGCTGTCGTACGTCGAGGTGTCCATCCGGCTCGAGGAGCTGCTCGGGCGGCTGCCGACCGGGTGGCACCGGATGCCGGTGACCGAGCTCGAGGCGCTGCGCGACGACGCGCGGCGCCCCCGCCGTTGGGTGACCCTCGAGACCAGCATCTGGCTGCGGGCGCTGGCCATCGTGCTGGTCGTCGGCACCCACGCCCACCTGTTCACGATGCAGGGCACGGCCAACGCCCTGCTGGTCCTGGCCGGCTTCCAGCTGGCCCGGTTCCAGCTGGCGGGTACCGACCCGGTGCTCCGCTCGCGCCGGGTGCTGGGGGCGGCGGTGCGGGTCGCGGTGCCGAGCCTCGTCGTCATCGCGGTGGCGTACTTCGTCGGCGGCTACTACGAGCCGCGCAACCTGCTGCTGGCCAACTGGGTGCTGGGCGAGGCGCGGCTGGGACCCCCCTGGCGGTTCTGGTTCGTCGAGGCACTGGTCTTCGCGCTCGTCGTGGTGGCCCTGCTGGCCCGCAGCCGGGTGGGCGCGCGGCTCGACGCGCGCTTCCCCTTCGCCCTGCCGCTGGCCCTCTGCGGGGCTGCGTTCGTCGCGTTCCGCATCCCCTGGGTCCCGCTCCCGGTGCCGCGGATGCAGGGCTCGGCCCTGGTCGTCCTGCACCTGTTCCTGCTCGGCTGGGCGCTGGCCCGAGCCCGCGGGCCGCGGCAGCGGCTGGTGGGCAGCGCGGTCGTGCTGCTCATGGTCGGCACCTTCTCGGGCAACCACCTGCGCGACGGGCTCACCATCGCCGTCGTCCTGACGCTGCTGTGGCTGCCCACCTCGCGGGTCCCCGCCGTGGTGGTCCCGGTGGTGCGGGTGCTGGCGGCCGCGTCGCTCTACGTCTACGTCATCCACTGGCAGGCGCTCGAGCTGCTGTGGGGGCATCCGGCCGCGGCCTTCGCCGGCTCGCTCACCCTCGGCGTCGCCTACTGGTGGGTGTGGACCCGGTGGGTCACGCGCGCCGCCCGAGCGGTGACCGCCCGGTGGCGGGCTCAGAGGGGGACCGAGGACTCCTCGACGCGCGGGCCGCGCAGCGCGCCGCCGGCCCAGTCCTCCGGTCGCTCCACGAGGTCGAGCAGCGCGAGCACGTCGGCGGGCCAGATCTCGTCGGTGGTCCCGGCGAGCTCGGCCCGGGTCCACCAGCGCGTCTCGGCGATGCAGAGCCGCTCCTCCTCGGTGTAG